Genomic window (Alligator mississippiensis isolate rAllMis1 chromosome 4, rAllMis1, whole genome shotgun sequence):
TAATTCCTCTCCCAACACAAAGTTTACATTTCAGGAGTAACAACACCTATTTCTCTGCTTTATAATGTTGTTGTAGTTGAAGATGCATTTGTCTGTAAGACTCAATCCTCCAGTGAGTATAATACATTATCCACTCTTGCTCAAAACTGTTCTTCACTAGGGCTGCCATTCGtccagttttatagaggacagcccAGTTtcctgctactctgtcctctgtccttttggtatgaaactggatgcctttatgtcagACTGGTGGAAGTCTGCAGAGGGAAATGGAGGATATAAAGGTATCAAGTTTCATATCAGTAGGAAAGAGGACAGAGTAACAGAAAACTGGGCTGCCCTCTATGAAATTGGATGAATGGCCACCCTATTCTTCGCACATCTATAGTCTCAAAATTTTCCACAGTATATCCAATTGTTCTAGGTCATTATTGCTCACATTTTTGGCTCCATTGGCCTGATGAATAGCATGGCTCCACTTTGCAGGCTGGAGCATGCCCTGTGCCAGCCCTTTACACCAAGATCTGGCCTGGGGCTCCACGGTGCCAATGCTGGCCAAGTATGGGCAGTCCAATGCCGGCCAggtatgggcagtgggggagggaggaggggcaaaGCCCAATGCTGGCGAGGTGGAGATGGTGAAGTGATCTGTGCCATACTGTCCACCTAGAATCAGgctccatgctccccacccccgggCACCACACACCGGATTcagaccctgccccaccctgcattCCCGAACTAGCAGTCAGGGCCATGGTCAGCAAGTCTACCCACAGGATCCATTGGGAACCCAACGGGTTGGATGGCAGAGCACggtgggctggacctggcccacaggcgaggggttaaacacccctgTCTGGGGGCTTTTCCACTATTTCCTTCTTCTTTCTCATACTCTACAACTCTCCCTGCAACTTCAAAGAGGTACTTCTATATCATTTAAACCCACTGGGACATACCTTTCTGCTGTGCTCTGGCATTTCGCAACAGCCCAGCCAGAATGATTAGGACCAAGCAGAGAAGGACGCCCAGAATAATGCAGATGACAATGGGCACCATGTCTCCCCAACTGTCTGTGGCAGGTGGATCTGAAAGGAAACAAACATAGGAGCATTATACACTATTCTCTGCAAGACAAATGAATCTCAAGGGAACATCCCCAGTTACTAATTGTACTGTATGTGGCCAAAAGGTCAAATACTGAGAGACAGGAGAGGAACTCACATGCTAGAGCAAGAGTCAGGAGCCCAGGCACATCACCGGAAAGCCACTGAGCAGAAAAGCCTATTGGTTGGTGTGCCCTGCAGGACCCACCCCAGGTGCCATTGGCTCATAGATATCAGACTTTCTGTCAAGAAGCTCCTTCTCCCAGAGCACAAGTTACAGTTCGTCTCTCAGGAAAATGCAGCACTTATTGGAAGGGGGTTCTTTACCTGTTCCCTTCGGGGATGTAGTCATtcctgtgtcatctgcaaaggtAAAAAGAAGAAGGGTTGGAGTCTGAAAGAAGGGAGAGGTAAAGCATTATCTACCAAAGGGATGGTCCCCCTGTGTGGCTGCAGGTGGAAGTGGCACATCTCAAATATGGTCTCCCTtcaagtggggcagggacagtgctTGGGCACCTGAGAAAGAAGTCCCCCTGTGCTTTAGGAGCAGTGCGGACAATAGTAATAAACTAGAACACAGGAGCCTCAGATGAGAGCAGGGGCTCCATGCGCTGACACATGAGCACATCTGGGCCCTCCAAGGTTACACCCCTCACCATCCATTCCTGTGGCCAAGGAATGGGGGACAGATATATGGCTAGGGAGGGGTATCCAACACCCCTGCACAGAAAGCTGCAAGCTTTCTAACTAACCTGTCACTCACTGTTACTGCTGCCAAGGGGCGGCCAGCTTTTAGTACATAACGGATTGAACAGAGATCCACAGTGCAAATAACTAGATTAGCTTTATTCATTATGCCCAGGTCATAAAGCTACCTGACAGTGGGATGGGTGCAAGGACAACAGATTCAAAGTTTTCCACCATTATGCACCttatatacaaatacatatacactaTTAGGCCAATCATTAGCTAACGCAGTTAGTTACATAGGTGCATTTCCTGAATAGGTAATATCTGCCACCTAAATTATTTTGCTTCATGAATCTCCGTGAACTATAATTTAGTTTGTTATAATTCTGCTATCCCAGCTAATGGCTAGTCCACTCCTACCTGATCCTTCCCAGCTATATTTGGAGCCTCCTTAGGTAGTTCTAACAGTTGCCCATCCTCTGCAGGTATAGACCACCATCAAGCAAGCAATCTCAGCCTGGAAATTGCTGTCACCTTTCTGCCACTATCCAAATTTTCATAGCAGcaaaaagtgaaagcaaacagttGTCCATATCCTCTGTCCCACCACAAATGCTCAGGTTTGTGGCACAACAGAAAACAGTAATAGATCGGGTAGCTTTCTAACAGCCCCGGTATGTTTGCTTATGGCAGAAGTGCTCAGGCAGCATAAGTCTGCCCATGCACTCCTGGCTCCCTGAGGCAGGTGCTCCTCAGGATGGAGGGGTCTGATCCTTcacaccccaggaattcccaggCAGGATTGGCCCCTCAAGCCTCAGAAACACCTGCCTTGCTTTCCCAGCTTACCCAGATGCATCCCTCCAGGGACATCACTTGCAAACATGCACCCAATGCAGGATGCAGAAAAATCCCTCTGCAGGGGATTTCCCCACATGCCCTGCAAGCATGGAGTCCTGGGGGAAGGAGATTCCTGAGGGGGTGCACCTTCTACATTGTTAGCACCCTATTCCTGACAGCAGTGTGATGCACAGGCTGCAACATGGAGTAGGGACCCCGGTTGGGAGCTTTCCCTCACCATTGCACTTGCAGACACAGGTGCACAACTGCCCTGCATAAGAGTTTCCCCATGTAGGCCTGCAGAAGCAGAGGGGTATCTCCCACCGGGGTCCCCTTCCCAACCCAGGGATATATCTGCAAGCTGGTTTTCCCCTCATGCAGATACACCCAAAGTTAGGGGTCAGCAACCAGGCGTGTCTGTAGATGTCCATGGAGTGTGATCAGTTGTGCCACAACCTATCACAGCACAGCCAATTGCACTCCACTgacaacatctgtttctagcctcACATACCATCTCTACAGGAAGCTTTCCTAACTGAatctttccaacctgtccaaggaGGCTTATACTCACCAGAGCAATTCACAGCAGCATCTTCTTTATGGTGGCAGTTACTGTCCTCCCAGTGCTTCGCaggacagtgccacagagatGACTCTGTCCCTCGACAGTCCAACTTCTCCAGCCAGATGGGGCCAGTCCCTTCCCCGAATGCTGCTCCACCCAGGGCAGATACAGCAGGTCCACAGCCTAGTTGTTTACACACAACGTCTGCATCTGCCATGTCCCAGGAGTCATCACACACTGTTCCCCAGGATCCGCGGTGCCAAACCTCCACTCTCCCTGAACAGCTGTCCTTTCCTTGCACAACGCGGAGCTTTTCCTTGTCTGGGAAAGGCGGAAACCTCACATGTTACTGGGATAGCTGGGAAGGTCGTTAGGGACTTAGAAGAGATACAGAGAAGCATTGATACCTGTGCAGTTTGTAGAGCCTGGGCACGCAGCAAATGAGTTTTGTgtactgttttcttttcctcctacAGAAATAAATATTACCATGAGTGGACTAATTACTGTGTTTCATGAAAAATGAATTAGAATCTATAACCTCTCCACTGCAACACTGTGGGCAAGTTTACATGCGACGTTAAGTCGCCTTAGTGACGTGCTATACTGATGAAGCGATCGTGTCCATCTACACATGACCAACAGCTACTTTGCTGCAGCACTGCACTCCCTCACTGTAGCATGCCACTACAGAATAGCAGCAGCTAAAAATCACCATTTGCCCAATAGACAACACAGTATGGGTGACACCTGCGCCATGCTTTAGCACTTCTTTTGGAAGTGTTAAAGAACGGGCATGACACAGGAGCAACATCACCATATGGGTACAGGTAGACGCGCCTTGTATGAATAAGATATAAGTTCTAGTTTGTGTAATACCCAAAGGATTTGTACGTTAGTTATAAACATGATTTCTCTAACTTCTTGCAGCTCTCTGCCATTGTGCGTGTGATTGTGATTTCTCACACCATGCTTTCTCTTTTTGAGTCTCTTCCTTATCCTTTTGTAAAGAACCTTGTAGTGAACAGTTTTATTTTCTGAAGAACACCTGGAGTAGTAGGCAATTCCCATGAAGAGATACAATTTTACTGTATCTGGAACCGAAATAAACCTACAGCTCAGATCCAGCATATTCAAACATATATCCAAGCCACTTGCCAAAATATACACAAACAGATTTTTGGAAAATTCTCACCCAGATTAAAACCTCACAGTTTGGGTCCATCACTGATTTTCATCCCCAAAATATAAACAGTTTGTTACaatcttcaaaaggaaaaaaggtcTAATCAATTAAAAATGTCTAATGCTCTATGGTGACTGCTTCTCTCCCAAAGACTGGAGGAAGGGGATTTTGGTACCTGATATCTTGTCTGTCTTTCCCAACTAGACATtagatccagtaaaagatatcacccacaaaactGGGTGCCTAATAAATAGGCACCTCACAGGCACCTTGCCTAATAAATGCAATATTTTTCTACCTCACTGCCTCAGTGAACATGAGCACATGTGTGCAGGTGCAGTTGTACATCTGAGGATGTTGGTGTATCATCTGGGCGTGTATGTGTGTTTAAAGATTCTTTTAGAGTTACCACTGCAAGCAATGTGGGTCTCTTCTACCCGGTCATCGCACGACTGAAGATCCCACGGCTCTGATGGGCACTGCCAAAGGGAACCATGATGCTCACGGCACTCAATGTGGTCCAGCCATGTGGGACCAGAACCTTCTCCATAGGCAAATTCTCTTTCAAGTGCCCCTCCAactccacagctgagctgcttgcataTAATTTCAATGGTGATATCAGCCATTCGATTGGAGCAAACACTCCCCCATGTTCCATTGTAGAAAACCTCCAACCGTCCAGCACAGTCACCACCATTCACCAGCCTCAGATCCATGAACTCTAGAAGGAAATGCAAAAAAACAACTTGTACTGACCTGATCCTGATCAAACCTGCAGTATGCACACTGAAATCCCAGCGATCATGGCCAGCTCTATGCAGGGCAATTATGGGAAAAAGCACCATTCTAATGATGACTTTCATAAGTGGGAaaacaagaaacagaaataaGCATCCAGGGGGGACCTCTATCATTCTTATTTCTCCCCTCAAAAATCTGACTCCTCCTCAGCAGCACTCTAATAATTACTTTCATGTGTTGATAAGTGAGAAAGAAAGATAGACAGTCAAAGAGGATCTCTATCATTCTCATCTCTCCACTCCAGTATACCCCTGGTAACCAGGCTCACGCGAGCAGTTACAGAACAGACCTGAACAGAGCACTCCTGCATCCTCTTTGTGTCGGCagttgtgctggccccagctcctggaaggaCATGCCCAGAGCTCCAACTCATTCCCAGCACATTTCACATCATCCAGCCAGATCTGCCCTGAGCCTTCCCCATAGTGAGCAGAGGCAGATGCCTCAatggcatgtccacatctcagtTGTTGGCAAACTACACTGGCATCAGACAAGTCCCAGGAATCATCACAGACAGTCCCCCAGGTGCCCTGGTAATAAATCTCCACTCTCCCAGCACAGCGACCTGCCCCATTCACCAGTCTGATCTTCCTGCTTCCTGTATGGAGAAATCGCAGCAATTAATGGGCAAATTAATGATAACTGAATAGTTTTCATGTAAATCTTTCTGCTTTAAAAAGGTTCATACATTGAAATGACTTAAAAACCTGGACATACAAgtaaaaataatggaaaacatCTGCAAAGTTAGAATACAAGTCGATactggcaggaaataattcaggCTCATAAATAGGCCGTGCCTCCCTCTACCCCCATCAGAGGTACAGTTCCTTTCAGAGCACACACAAGCCTGGTCAATATGACAGTTGTCTCCCTGTTAGTCCTGGGCCTCTGACTGCTAGGACAGCAGTGGCCTTTGTCTGCTCGGCCCTCTGGCAGGATGGCAGGTAGGAGCTGACCCTGAACCAATGGTAATAATGACTATGGCAACATCGCAGGAGACAGTGACTGTGGCTGTGACACTGATGGCAACAGTGGAGGcacttcctgcccttcctggtgggagaggggaaggggaagaaaaaatggAGGGACCTGCAGGAATCAATGATGCTCACTTGTGAGGATAAGTGCCACAGCAGAGCTTCTCTCTGGTACTGGGAAATTGGAAACAATGAGCCTGGAAATCAAACTGTGCTTCAGAAGATACTGAAAGTCTGCCCATCAGACCTAAACTGCTTCATTGTTATACCTCTGGGACTAGACTAGGATCTGAGTTTTAGGAGCCAAAAAGGCTATCAGAAATTTCTAGGCAGCTTTCAAGAAGCCAAGGGTGACCCAGTACTGATGTACACTGTTTTTAGTGTGGTGCCAAAAAATCGAGAGAGACTGGTAGAAATTAGAATACATTCACTGAAGCAGACTTATGAATATAGGTAAAGATGCACTCTGAGGAAATAAGAAAGATCAGTAAAATAGGGGCTAAAAACAGGATATGGACAGGCACTTGGATGGCCCAAGCCCTTCTAAAAGCATACCCCACATCCCCTCAAGTCCGGGAGGAGTATACAGTGCCCTCACATTGGTAGAAGCAGGTGCTAACTGCAGTGTTACATATTACTATGGAAAGCCAAAATTTTGTCCTAAATGGGGCAAACAGGGACACCTAGCAGCAGCCCACACTTGGCTAATTTGTTCAATGTGCAGGTAAGTGGGGCACGTGGCAAAGCAAAGGGAAGGTTTATGGCAATATTGTCTCTGTGGAGAGAAAGGATACCTCTTTAAGATACTTTTCAACCtccaaataaaaaggaaaggaacaatCAGGAACATCGAGTCAAGATCCCTTGGGAGATCTCCTACAGGAAATGGCCCACAGAGTAGGGTTAAcataagaggaggaggaggaaggaaagaaaatggaaagaaaacaatCTGTTCTCCCAGCCTGCCTTGCTGACACCCTGACCCACCATGATCCTGGTTCCAAGCCAGACTCCTGTCCTCTGACAGCCAGCTCCCGGCCTGTAGTAATCACCAATATCCCAATCCCATAAACTAGAACTACTGCTCCAGGCCTCCTGGCTGGTCACTCTGGCTAGATCCCTGCTTACTGATCCTGACCCCTGGTCTCATGTTTCAAAACTGCCAACATCTGGGCACATAAGAGCTCTCAGCCTCCTGACCCCCCTGCTCCTGACCCATGACAACTGCGGTCCTTTGCTCCCTGACCTGTCTGTTCCTGATCCCCTGGGTTGTGACCCTGACCGCTGACATCCTGGCTGTACCCCTGACCGAAGAAGATTTTTGTAGGATTTTCAGGAGAAGTCACCTGAGCAAACAACACTGACATCTTCCGCTATGCCAGCCTGCATTGTCTCAGACAGGGAGTTGTTACAGAGCATCAGATTAAACTCATGTCCAGCACACTGGACACTTCTGAACCCCACAGGACCTGTCCCGCGCTCAGACTTTGCAGGGTGATAGGCTTTCTCAGCAgctccacactgcagctgcctgcacacCACGCTGGCATCGTTCATGTCCCACTGATCATCCAGGACTCTGCTCCATGTTCCACCGAGGGAAATCTCAACTCGCCCATCGCATCGGCTCTCTCCATTCAACAGTATAAGTGATTCAGAGCGACCTGGcctcaggagagagagaaaatgaattgAACATCACTTTCTATTTTCCATTATATAACATGCAGAATGTATACTTGAAATTACATAGATTATCAAA
Coding sequences:
- the LOC109286369 gene encoding scavenger receptor cysteine-rich type 1 protein M130, whose translation is MSMLHGDTQPQLIEGDNACSGRLVISLGHTWATVSDSHLDPKAASVICNELQCGAVVSITGGAHFGEGQGPIWTEKFQCVGNESHLAYCPRAPPMNQTGSHANDIGLVCSRFTGFRLVNGSTQCSGRVEVQVFGAWGTMCDSRWDLSDAHVLCRQLDCGFAVSAPGRGHFGRGTGPVWRDTFHCNGTEPHLWHCPVTALGVSQCFHDRDVSVICSGSRKIRLVNGAGRCAGRVEIYYQGTWGTVCDDSWDLSDASVVCQQLRCGHAIEASASAHYGEGSGQIWLDDVKCAGNELELWACPSRSWGQHNCRHKEDAGVLCSEFMDLRLVNGGDCAGRLEVFYNGTWGSVCSNRMADITIEIICKQLSCGVGGALEREFAYGEGSGPTWLDHIECREHHGSLWQCPSEPWDLQSCDDRVEETHIACNKEKLRVVQGKDSCSGRVEVWHRGSWGTVCDDSWDMADADVVCKQLGCGPAVSALGGAAFGEGTGPIWLEKLDCRGTESSLWHCPAKHWEDSNCHHKEDAAVNCSDDTGMTTSPKGTDPPATDSWGDMVPIVICIILGVLLCLVLIILAGLLRNARAQQKGSRNVMQPFSEVVYEEIDYSPVKEKQELFVHSGLSSSLLIPICISEASVLPRDATSDGYDDADEISDAEHSSAFHQNDEEVNEVPEESDGTRDSQTGWSLHSRRSGADRKDPSLPPGDIEYDDVEDGFAGMLI